The following coding sequences lie in one Flavobacterium cyclinae genomic window:
- the accB gene encoding acetyl-CoA carboxylase biotin carboxyl carrier protein — MDIREIQNLIKFVAKSGATEVKLEMDDFKITIKTTAEGTESTTTYVQHMPMAAAPQVAAPQVVANAAAPAAPAAAPAADDNSKYVTVKSPIIGTFYRKPAPDKPMFVEVGSTIGKGDVLCVIEAMKLFNEIESEVSGKIVKVLVDDASPVEFDQPLFLVDPS, encoded by the coding sequence ATGGATATTAGAGAGATTCAAAACCTAATCAAATTTGTAGCAAAATCAGGTGCTACAGAAGTAAAATTAGAAATGGACGATTTTAAAATCACCATAAAAACTACTGCTGAAGGTACAGAAAGTACTACAACTTATGTACAACACATGCCTATGGCAGCAGCTCCTCAGGTTGCGGCTCCACAAGTTGTAGCAAATGCTGCAGCACCGGCAGCACCAGCGGCGGCACCAGCAGCAGATGACAATTCAAAATATGTTACAGTAAAATCGCCAATTATTGGTACTTTCTATAGAAAACCAGCTCCAGACAAACCAATGTTTGTAGAAGTAGGTTCAACCATTGGAAAAGGAGATGTGCTTTGTGTAATTGAAGCAATGAAATTATTCAACGAAATCGAATCTGAAGTTTCTGGTAAAATCGTAAAAGTTTTAGTAGATGATGCTTCTCCTGTTGAATTTGATCAACCTTTATTCTTAGTTGATCCATCTTAA
- a CDS encoding beta-ketoacyl-ACP synthase III, whose product MNKITAAITAVGAYVPDYVLSNQVLETLVDTNDEWITTRTGIKERRLLKEEGKGTSFMAIKAAQNLLEKANLDPKEIDLLIMATATPDMPVASTGVYVATEIGATNAFAYDLQAACSSFLYGMSTAAAYIASGRYKKVLLIGSDKMSSIIDYTDRATCIIFGDGAGAVLFEPNTDGLGLQDEILKSDGIGREFLKIEAGGSILPPSEETVKNKQHFVFQDGKTVFKYAVSGMADVSEKIMERNNLSHDDINWLVAHQANRRIIDATANRMGLDESKVLINIQKYGNTTSATLPLLLSDFETQLKKGDNIVFAAFGGGFTWGAIYLKWAYTKK is encoded by the coding sequence ATGAATAAAATAACAGCAGCAATTACGGCAGTTGGAGCTTATGTTCCTGATTATGTTTTGTCGAATCAAGTGTTAGAAACATTAGTAGATACTAATGATGAATGGATAACCACTCGTACAGGAATTAAAGAAAGAAGATTGTTGAAAGAAGAAGGAAAAGGAACTTCATTTATGGCAATTAAAGCCGCTCAAAATCTATTAGAAAAAGCCAATTTAGATCCTAAAGAGATAGATTTGTTAATTATGGCAACAGCAACTCCAGATATGCCAGTAGCATCAACAGGAGTTTATGTGGCAACAGAAATTGGAGCAACTAATGCATTTGCTTATGATTTACAAGCTGCTTGTTCAAGTTTTCTTTATGGAATGTCAACAGCTGCAGCGTACATCGCTTCAGGTAGATATAAAAAAGTTTTATTAATTGGTTCTGATAAAATGTCATCGATTATCGATTACACTGATAGAGCAACTTGTATCATCTTTGGAGATGGAGCAGGAGCGGTATTATTTGAACCCAATACAGATGGTTTAGGACTTCAGGATGAAATCTTAAAAAGTGATGGAATCGGAAGGGAGTTCTTAAAAATTGAAGCAGGTGGTTCTATTTTACCTCCTTCAGAAGAAACGGTTAAAAACAAACAACATTTTGTATTCCAAGATGGAAAAACCGTTTTCAAATATGCTGTTTCTGGAATGGCAGATGTTAGTGAAAAAATCATGGAGCGTAATAATTTATCTCATGATGATATTAACTGGTTAGTAGCACATCAAGCTAATAGAAGAATTATTGATGCTACTGCAAATAGAATGGGATTAGATGAATCTAAAGTTTTAATTAACATTCAAAAATACGGAAATACTACTTCGGCAACCCTACCTTTATTATTATCAGATTTTGAAACCCAATTGAAAAAAGGGGATAACATTGTATTTGCTGCTTTTGGTGGCGGATTTACATGGGGAGCTATCTATTTAAAATGGGCTTACACTAAAAAATAA
- the rpmF gene encoding 50S ribosomal protein L32 has translation MAHPKRRQSSTRRDKRRTHYKATVAQIATCPVTGEAHLYHRAYWHEGKMYYRGQVVIDKTEAVA, from the coding sequence ATGGCACATCCTAAGAGAAGACAGTCGTCTACAAGAAGAGATAAAAGAAGAACGCATTACAAAGCAACAGTTGCTCAAATTGCTACTTGTCCTGTAACTGGTGAAGCTCACTTATACCACAGAGCTTACTGGCATGAAGGTAAAATGTATTACAGAGGTCAAGTTGTTATTGACAAAACGGAAGCTGTAGCTTAA
- a CDS encoding YceD family protein has product MNNLKEYLIPFVGLKIGKHQFDYQIDNTFFKNFDYDEFNDVSVKVDIVLEKKSTMLELEIKHKGTVNVPCDVSGEEFDLPIKGKLKLLVKFGDAFNDDNEELLILPHGEFQVSVAQYIYESIILSVPLRRIHPGVKDGSLSHVIDKLESLSPQENKKEEQQNNDIDPRWENLKKLLTDK; this is encoded by the coding sequence ATGAACAATTTAAAAGAATATTTAATTCCCTTTGTGGGATTAAAAATAGGGAAGCATCAGTTTGATTATCAAATAGATAATACGTTCTTTAAAAACTTTGATTACGACGAATTTAATGACGTTTCAGTCAAAGTAGATATTGTTTTAGAGAAGAAAAGCACCATGCTTGAGCTTGAAATTAAACACAAAGGAACTGTAAATGTGCCTTGTGATGTTTCAGGTGAAGAGTTTGATTTACCTATCAAAGGAAAATTAAAACTTTTAGTAAAGTTTGGAGACGCTTTCAATGATGATAATGAAGAGTTGTTGATTTTACCTCATGGTGAGTTTCAAGTAAGTGTAGCACAATATATTTATGAGTCAATCATATTATCAGTGCCATTACGAAGAATTCATCCAGGAGTTAAAGATGGTTCATTATCACATGTAATTGACAAATTAGAGTCACTATCCCCTCAAGAAAACAAAAAAGAAGAACAACAAAATAATGATATAGACCCTAGATGGGAAAATTTAAAAAAACTATTAACGGATAAATAA
- the pdxA gene encoding 4-hydroxythreonine-4-phosphate dehydrogenase PdxA, producing MVKKAENIIVGISIGDLNGIGSEVILKTFEDNRMLELCTPVIFANAKIVSFLRKELNIDVAIHGIDKIEQLVVGKINVLNVWREGVNLEMGKNDDVVGSYAIKSFAAATKALKGGFVDVLVTAPINKYNIQSEEFKFPGHTDYLDKELEGDALMLMVHDDLRVGLLTDHVPVNEVAKHLNEKLISSKIKTVIQTLKQDFEIEKPKVAVLGLNPHSGDNGVIGQEEEKIIKPALKKLFEAGNMVFGPFSADGFFGSAQYEKYDAVIATYHDQGLIPFKTLSFGNGVNYTAGLNKIRTSPDHGTAYEIAGKGVANHESFKEAVYLAIDIFKKRNDYQELIKNPLKTKEKQL from the coding sequence ATGGTTAAAAAAGCAGAAAATATAATTGTAGGAATTTCGATTGGAGATTTAAATGGTATTGGAAGCGAAGTTATTTTAAAAACATTCGAAGATAATCGAATGTTAGAATTGTGTACACCCGTAATTTTTGCAAATGCTAAGATTGTTTCTTTTTTAAGAAAGGAACTAAATATTGATGTGGCCATTCACGGAATAGATAAAATTGAACAGTTAGTTGTTGGTAAAATTAATGTGTTGAATGTATGGCGTGAAGGTGTAAATCTTGAAATGGGTAAGAATGATGATGTTGTTGGGAGTTACGCCATAAAATCGTTTGCAGCAGCGACAAAAGCTTTGAAGGGAGGTTTTGTAGATGTTTTAGTAACGGCTCCTATTAATAAGTATAATATTCAATCTGAAGAATTTAAATTTCCAGGACATACAGATTATTTGGATAAAGAATTAGAAGGGGATGCTTTAATGTTAATGGTTCATGATGATTTGCGTGTTGGATTGCTTACTGATCATGTTCCAGTAAATGAAGTAGCAAAACATTTGAATGAAAAATTAATTTCTAGTAAAATTAAAACTGTCATTCAAACTTTAAAGCAAGATTTTGAAATAGAGAAGCCAAAAGTTGCTGTTTTGGGTTTAAATCCGCATTCAGGTGATAATGGAGTAATTGGTCAAGAAGAAGAAAAAATAATAAAGCCTGCGTTGAAAAAATTATTTGAGGCTGGAAATATGGTTTTTGGACCCTTTTCTGCGGATGGTTTTTTTGGTTCAGCACAATATGAGAAATATGATGCGGTTATTGCAACGTATCATGATCAAGGATTAATTCCTTTCAAAACATTATCTTTTGGAAATGGAGTAAATTATACAGCTGGATTAAATAAAATTAGAACATCTCCCGATCATGGTACAGCTTATGAAATTGCGGGTAAAGGTGTTGCTAATCACGAGTCATTTAAAGAGGCGGTTTATTTAGCAATTGATATTTTTAAGAAAAGAAATGACTATCAAGAGCTGATAAAGAACCCTTTAAAAACAAAAGAAAAACAGTTATAA